From Synergistaceae bacterium:
TATTGTTCCTTTCGATATCGTTCTCCTGTTCTGACTTCCCCGCAGTATACTATAAACGTTGAGTGGACTCAACCTTTTTATAGTTTTTGACAAAATCCTCTATTGACCTTGACCTACATCGAAAGGTTAAAACATATATATTCCAGACGTCTGAAAAATCAAAAAGTCAGGGGGCATTTATTGTGGATGAGAACAAGATATTGAAGCGCAGTTTCGGTATGCGTGAAGCTGTTACCATTACAGTAGGAACTGTAATAGGTGTCGGATTGTTCACTGTCGGTGCCAATGTAGTTGGCCTTATGGGCGCATCGGTGATACTGGCAACGTTTGTTGCTATGCTGATCAGTATATATCCCGCATTGCTATACGCCGAGATGGGTGCGGCCCTGCCGTATGCAGGCGGCACATATAAATACGCTTCCGTAGGTCTGGGCAGACCTTTCGGCATGCTCGCCGGATGGAATTTCATAATTTCACTGGTCTCCGTGACCAGTGGTGAAGCGCTGGCTTTCAGTTTTTACTTTAAAACGATTTTCAGTGCTTTCGGCGTTGAACTTCCGATAAGCGATGTGGCGATAGCAAGTGCCGCTG
This genomic window contains:
- a CDS encoding APC family permease, producing MDENKILKRSFGMREAVTITVGTVIGVGLFTVGANVVGLMGASVILATFVAMLISIYPALLYAEMGAALPYAGGTYKYASVGLGRPFGMLAGWNFIISLVSVTSGEALAFSFYFKTIFSAFGVELPISDVAIASAAVVVFIFTNIRGVEMTGRLQNGFMFFFWGVALIWFVMMLPNVYLGNFVKIPDFVDFSPKSFIGNVALIWWCFAGFETCCAMGEEIRYPHINIPRAL